In Kangiella profundi, one DNA window encodes the following:
- a CDS encoding S9 family peptidase produces the protein MKESQSDSHSDSLLDKEPQPPVAKKVAHEMTIHGDTRVDHYYWMRDDSRTDPEILSHLEAENAYKEAMLADTKSLQEKLYNEMVSRLEKDKSTVPYRQGDYFYYVRFEEDSEYPIYARKKGSMEAEEEILLNVNELAKGHDYFNVADTEISTNQQILAYSDDTIGRRIYTLRFKDLSTGKLLDDTLENTNGGVVWANDNQHLFYIRKDPQTLLGYQVFRHKLGTNQSEDVLVYEETDQTFYTGLGKSLDGSLIKIAHYSTETKGERLLDANKPTEGDFQLFYPLEEGHEYSTVKSGDHYYVLTNKDAKNFRLMKVHQDKHEDMSAWQEVIPHREDTQITGVVAFKDFIALTERSNGLTSIRVMNIKDGSFKSVNFEDPAYAARFSTNKNFDSNTLRYAYSSMTTPDSIYDFDMVTGESTLLKQDKVLGDFDPSNYKSERLFIEARDGAKVPVSLVYRKDMFKKDGTNPLYQYGYGSYGATMDANFRSNWLSLVDRGFVVAIAHIRGSQMLGRQWYEDGKMFNKINTFTDFIDVTDGLVNQQYAAKDKVFIAGGSAGGLLMGAVINMAPEKYRGVAAHVPFVDVVTTMLDESIPLTTNEYDEWGNPNNKDSYEYMLSYSPYDNVKAQDYPNMLVTTGLHDSQVQYFEPMKWVAKLREFKTDDNKLLFHTNMEAGHGGASGRFKRLEQTAMEYAFFLDLLGRND, from the coding sequence ATGAAAGAATCTCAGTCGGATTCTCACTCAGACTCTCTATTAGACAAAGAACCACAACCACCAGTAGCCAAGAAAGTTGCACATGAGATGACCATTCATGGCGATACCCGCGTCGATCACTATTACTGGATGCGTGATGATAGCCGAACTGATCCCGAGATTCTTTCTCACCTTGAGGCTGAAAATGCCTACAAAGAAGCCATGTTGGCAGACACTAAAAGTCTACAGGAAAAGCTGTATAACGAAATGGTCAGTCGCCTTGAAAAAGATAAGTCTACCGTGCCTTATCGCCAGGGAGACTATTTCTACTATGTTCGATTTGAAGAAGATAGCGAATATCCAATCTATGCTCGCAAAAAAGGCTCAATGGAAGCAGAAGAAGAGATATTGCTGAACGTCAATGAGCTAGCTAAAGGTCATGATTACTTCAATGTTGCTGATACAGAAATTAGCACCAATCAGCAAATATTAGCCTACTCAGATGATACCATTGGTCGCCGAATTTATACCCTGCGCTTTAAGGATTTATCTACTGGTAAATTGCTTGATGACACACTTGAAAATACCAATGGCGGTGTGGTTTGGGCCAACGACAATCAGCACCTATTTTATATTCGTAAAGACCCACAAACCTTATTGGGATATCAGGTTTTCCGTCATAAACTAGGTACAAACCAAAGTGAAGACGTGCTGGTATACGAAGAAACTGACCAGACTTTTTACACTGGACTGGGCAAAAGCCTGGATGGCTCTCTTATTAAAATAGCCCACTACAGTACTGAAACAAAAGGCGAAAGATTGTTGGATGCCAATAAACCAACTGAAGGTGATTTCCAACTATTTTATCCGCTTGAAGAAGGACACGAATATTCAACAGTTAAATCAGGTGATCATTACTATGTACTGACCAATAAAGATGCGAAAAACTTTCGCTTAATGAAGGTTCACCAGGATAAGCATGAGGATATGTCTGCCTGGCAGGAAGTGATTCCGCATCGAGAAGATACCCAAATAACTGGAGTTGTTGCTTTTAAAGATTTTATTGCCCTTACTGAGCGCAGCAATGGCCTAACCTCCATCCGTGTAATGAATATTAAAGATGGTAGCTTCAAATCAGTGAATTTCGAAGACCCAGCATACGCAGCACGTTTTTCTACCAATAAGAATTTTGATAGCAACACGCTAAGATATGCCTATTCGAGTATGACGACTCCTGACTCTATCTATGACTTTGATATGGTCACTGGAGAAAGTACGCTGCTTAAACAAGATAAGGTCTTAGGTGATTTTGACCCTAGTAATTATAAAAGTGAAAGATTGTTTATAGAAGCAAGAGACGGTGCAAAAGTTCCTGTATCGTTGGTTTACCGTAAAGACATGTTCAAAAAGGATGGCACTAATCCGCTATACCAATACGGATACGGCTCTTACGGCGCAACCATGGATGCGAACTTCCGTTCGAACTGGCTATCATTGGTAGATCGTGGCTTTGTTGTGGCCATTGCTCATATTCGTGGCAGTCAGATGCTTGGCCGCCAATGGTATGAAGATGGCAAAATGTTCAATAAGATCAATACGTTCACCGACTTCATTGACGTTACGGATGGTTTGGTCAATCAACAGTATGCAGCCAAAGATAAGGTATTTATTGCGGGTGGTAGTGCCGGTGGCTTGCTAATGGGTGCCGTCATAAATATGGCTCCCGAAAAGTACCGAGGTGTAGCTGCTCATGTGCCCTTTGTCGATGTTGTAACCACTATGTTGGATGAATCAATACCGTTAACCACCAATGAGTATGATGAATGGGGCAATCCAAACAATAAAGACTCCTATGAATATATGCTGTCATATTCACCATACGACAACGTCAAAGCTCAGGATTATCCAAACATGCTAGTAACTACAGGACTTCATGACTCGCAGGTACAGTACTTTGAGCCAATGAAGTGGGTAGCTAAATTGCGTGAATTTAAAACGGATGATAACAAGCTTCTTTTCCATACCAATATGGAAGCTGGTCATGGCGGTGCTTCAGGTCGATTTAAACGACTGGAACAGACCGCGATGGAATACGCGTTTTTCCTTGATTTATTGGGAAGAAATGATTAG
- the gyrA gene encoding DNA gyrase subunit A encodes MGELAKEILPINIEDELKTSYLDYAMSVIVGRALPDVRDGLKPVHRRVLYAMNVLGNDYNKPYKKSARVVGDVIGKYHPHGDTAVYDTIVRMAQPFSLRYMLVDGQGNFGSIDGDSAAAMRYTEVRMDKLAHQLLADLEKETVDFEDNYDGSESEPTVLPTRVPNLLVNGSSGIAVGMATNIPPHNLTEVIDGCLALIDNPDITISELMEYIKGPDFPTAAIINGRAGIIDAYNTGRGKIYLRARSHVETDEKSGKQSIVVTELPYQVNKARLIEKIAELVKDKKIEGITGLRDESDKDGMRMVIELRKGEVPEVVLNNLYAQSQMQNVFGINMVALDNNQPRLFNLKEAIDAFVTHRREVVTRRTIFELRKAREKAHVLEGLAIALANIDEVIELIKQSPTPKEAKEELMNRSWEPGQVSTMLARAGTEACRPEELAAEFGFHDGFYKLSDAQAQAILDLRLHKLTGLEHDKILGEYKDLLGLIEELLRILMSTERLLEVIREELEEIKENFGDARRSEILESKLDLTIADLITEEDVVVTLSHEGYVKYQALSEYKAQRRGGRGKSATKMKDEDFIEKLLVASTHDTILCFSSTGKVYWLKVFELPNAGRGSRGKPIVNVLPLEENEKINAILPIREFSEDKFVFMATANGTVKKTSLEQFSRPRSNGIIALTIADDDELISVVETDGSSHIMMFSDAGKVIRFDEANVRPMGRTARGVRGMKLPEGAKVIQMIVAEENGSVLTATENGYGKRTSMEDHPLRGRGGQGVISIQMSERNGAVVSAVPVIDGDEVMLISKGGTLIRTGVDDIRVMGRNTQGVRLIKLDDGETLVGLQRIVEIEDDEDEILDGEEFDTEATDVAELNESEAHTESETDEAGDEE; translated from the coding sequence ATGGGTGAACTTGCCAAAGAGATCCTCCCGATCAATATTGAAGATGAGCTGAAAACTTCCTATCTTGATTATGCAATGAGTGTTATCGTCGGACGTGCATTACCGGATGTCCGCGATGGTTTAAAACCGGTTCACCGCCGGGTTTTATACGCCATGAATGTGCTTGGAAATGACTATAACAAGCCCTATAAAAAATCCGCCCGTGTTGTGGGTGACGTAATTGGTAAATACCACCCCCACGGTGATACCGCGGTCTACGACACCATCGTTCGTATGGCTCAACCTTTCTCCTTACGCTACATGCTGGTCGATGGCCAGGGTAACTTCGGTTCGATTGATGGCGATTCTGCTGCTGCTATGCGTTACACCGAAGTTCGTATGGACAAACTGGCCCATCAGTTATTGGCTGATCTGGAAAAAGAAACGGTTGATTTTGAAGATAACTACGACGGCTCAGAATCGGAACCTACTGTACTGCCAACTCGCGTTCCAAATCTGTTAGTTAATGGCTCATCCGGTATCGCGGTAGGTATGGCGACTAACATTCCGCCTCATAACTTAACCGAAGTCATTGATGGTTGTTTGGCCTTAATTGATAACCCTGACATCACAATTTCTGAGTTGATGGAATACATCAAAGGCCCTGACTTCCCGACGGCTGCAATTATTAACGGTAGAGCAGGTATCATTGATGCCTATAACACTGGTCGCGGCAAAATTTATTTGCGTGCTCGAAGTCATGTTGAAACTGACGAGAAATCGGGTAAGCAATCAATCGTTGTAACCGAGCTTCCTTATCAGGTTAACAAGGCTCGTTTGATTGAAAAAATTGCAGAACTGGTCAAAGACAAAAAGATAGAAGGCATTACTGGCCTGCGCGATGAGTCGGATAAAGACGGTATGCGCATGGTGATTGAGTTGCGTAAAGGTGAAGTGCCAGAGGTGGTGCTTAATAACCTATATGCCCAGTCACAAATGCAAAACGTATTCGGTATCAATATGGTGGCGCTGGATAACAACCAGCCACGCTTGTTTAACCTGAAAGAAGCAATTGATGCCTTTGTGACTCACCGCCGTGAAGTCGTGACCCGCCGTACCATTTTTGAATTGCGTAAAGCACGCGAAAAAGCACACGTCTTAGAAGGTTTGGCGATCGCTCTTGCCAACATTGATGAGGTCATTGAGCTCATTAAGCAGTCGCCAACACCAAAAGAAGCTAAAGAAGAGTTGATGAATCGCAGCTGGGAACCTGGCCAGGTCAGCACGATGCTGGCTCGAGCAGGAACCGAAGCTTGTCGCCCTGAAGAGCTTGCCGCGGAATTCGGCTTCCATGATGGTTTCTACAAGCTTTCTGATGCTCAGGCACAAGCTATTCTTGATTTGCGTTTACACAAATTAACTGGTCTTGAGCACGATAAAATTCTTGGCGAATATAAAGACTTACTAGGCCTTATCGAAGAACTGTTGCGCATTCTGATGAGCACTGAGCGCTTGCTGGAAGTTATTCGCGAAGAGCTGGAAGAAATTAAAGAAAACTTTGGCGATGCTCGTCGTTCTGAGATTCTTGAAAGCAAGCTTGATTTAACTATCGCTGATTTGATCACTGAAGAAGATGTGGTTGTTACTTTATCTCATGAAGGCTACGTGAAATATCAGGCATTGTCAGAATACAAAGCGCAACGCCGCGGTGGTCGTGGTAAATCAGCAACTAAGATGAAGGATGAAGATTTCATTGAAAAATTACTGGTTGCTTCAACCCATGACACGATTCTATGTTTCTCTTCAACGGGTAAAGTTTACTGGCTGAAAGTGTTTGAATTACCAAATGCTGGTCGCGGCTCTCGTGGTAAACCTATCGTTAATGTATTGCCACTTGAAGAAAATGAAAAAATTAATGCAATTTTACCGATTCGTGAGTTCTCTGAAGACAAATTTGTGTTCATGGCAACCGCAAACGGAACTGTTAAGAAAACATCACTTGAGCAGTTCTCGCGTCCGCGTTCGAACGGCATTATCGCTCTAACAATCGCGGATGATGACGAGTTAATCAGTGTCGTAGAAACAGATGGCTCAAGCCATATTATGATGTTCAGTGATGCTGGAAAAGTAATTCGTTTCGATGAAGCGAATGTTCGCCCAATGGGTCGTACTGCTCGCGGTGTTCGTGGCATGAAATTGCCTGAAGGCGCGAAAGTGATTCAGATGATTGTTGCTGAAGAAAATGGCTCAGTGTTGACTGCTACCGAAAATGGTTACGGTAAACGTACCTCAATGGAAGATCATCCATTACGTGGTCGCGGCGGCCAGGGTGTGATTTCGATTCAGATGAGTGAGCGTAACGGAGCTGTTGTCAGTGCTGTTCCGGTTATTGATGGTGATGAAGTGATGCTAATCAGTAAAGGCGGTACCCTGATTCGAACCGGAGTCGATGATATCCGTGTAATGGGTCGCAACACTCAAGGTGTGCGCCTAATCAAGTTGGACGACGGTGAAACATTAGTTGGCTTACAACGTATTGTTGAAATTGAGGATGATGAAGACGAAATCCTTGACGGCGAAGAGTTTGATACTGAAGCTACTGATGTAGCTGAGTTGAATGAGTCTGAGGCTCATACTGAGAGTGAGACTGACGAAGCAGGTGATGAGGAGTAA
- the serC gene encoding 3-phosphoserine/phosphohydroxythreonine transaminase, which translates to MNRGFNFSAGPAAMPTEVLERAQEELLNWNGNGCSVMEFGHRTPEFEQLLDQTEADLRKLLNIPNHYRVLFMHGSASHQFAMVPMNFLAPGDTANYLEQAHWSKKAIKEAQNFAKIHVQRGFQQTDEGLAIVPESEWQLDDAGKYLHFTSNETIVGVQFKTEPEAFAGKLVCDMCSDILSRPIDIEKYALIYAGAQKNIGPSGMTVVIVREDLFEQMQTHRVPSLFQYPLMAQHKSMYNTPPSFGIYLASLVFEWLLEQGGVEAIEKANQQKAQLLYDAIDASIFYHSPVAKDSRSIMNVAFTLSNPELDSMFLKQAKEQGLLALKGHRDFGGMRASIYNAMSLQGVQTLVDFMREFERKV; encoded by the coding sequence ATGAACCGTGGTTTTAATTTTAGCGCTGGCCCAGCAGCGATGCCGACCGAAGTTTTAGAGCGGGCGCAGGAAGAGTTGCTTAATTGGAATGGTAATGGCTGTTCCGTGATGGAGTTTGGTCATAGAACTCCTGAGTTTGAGCAACTTCTGGATCAGACAGAAGCTGATTTAAGAAAGTTGCTGAATATTCCTAATCACTACCGTGTGCTATTCATGCACGGTAGTGCTTCCCATCAGTTTGCAATGGTTCCCATGAACTTTTTAGCCCCGGGTGACACTGCTAATTATCTTGAGCAGGCTCATTGGTCTAAAAAAGCGATTAAAGAAGCGCAGAACTTTGCCAAAATCCATGTTCAGAGAGGCTTTCAGCAAACTGATGAAGGCTTGGCTATCGTGCCGGAATCAGAATGGCAGCTTGATGACGCTGGCAAATATTTACACTTTACTTCCAATGAAACCATAGTCGGTGTGCAGTTCAAAACTGAACCAGAAGCTTTTGCTGGCAAGTTAGTGTGTGATATGTGCTCTGATATTTTGTCACGGCCTATCGATATTGAGAAGTACGCTTTAATTTACGCTGGTGCCCAGAAAAATATTGGTCCTTCGGGCATGACAGTAGTGATCGTCCGCGAAGATTTGTTCGAACAAATGCAAACTCATCGGGTGCCTTCATTGTTCCAGTATCCACTGATGGCACAGCATAAATCTATGTACAACACACCGCCTAGTTTTGGTATTTATCTAGCCAGTCTGGTATTTGAATGGTTATTGGAGCAGGGTGGTGTGGAAGCTATTGAGAAGGCCAACCAACAAAAAGCACAGCTATTGTATGATGCTATTGACGCTTCAATTTTTTACCATTCTCCTGTCGCCAAAGATAGCCGTTCAATTATGAATGTTGCCTTTACCCTAAGCAATCCTGAGCTTGATTCAATGTTTCTTAAGCAAGCAAAAGAGCAGGGTTTGCTGGCATTAAAAGGACACCGTGACTTCGGTGGAATGCGAGCCAGTATATACAACGCAATGTCATTGCAAGGAGTGCAAACCTTAGTTGATTTTATGAGGGAATTTGAACGAAAGGTTTAA